TGCCCATCCTCGAATACGACACCCTCTTTTTCAAGGAGTGCTTGTTGCAATTTTCGTTTGCTGTCTAAGGGGAGTGAACTTTTGCCGCCAGCATTAATGACCCGCTGCCATGGCAGCTCCGAGCTTTTTGGATGAGAATTCAAGGCCCAGCCCACTGTTCTGGCAGCGCGC
The candidate division KSB1 bacterium DNA segment above includes these coding regions:
- a CDS encoding MGMT family protein, whose amino-acid sequence is MSSNLFNKIYEIILEIPQGKVATYGQVAALAGKPRAARTVGWALNSHPKSSELPWQRVINAGGKSSLPLDSKRKLQQALLEKEGVVFEDGQVNLDVFQWDGK